The stretch of DNA ttttaaataaaatttgtatcaacctTTCGGTAAAAAATGCGTTTCAAAGGTAGAGAGTGCAGAGTATGTAAGTTTGAATTTTGCCTCAAATGAAGCTAGTtactataaagctgttaaataaataaaggttgagcgatttttaaaatttttaagattCCCAAGaggtcaataaaatttatcacttccattgaccggtcgcTAAGGAATTTCCATTGATATTCTTACGttacaaattcacgaacaacaaataatactaATCGcccagaatgaatgttcataaccaaaagtctttatttattcttcaaacaattaaaaaaaaccaagatttctaacttcttatgggacaaatatacacaaattagaaatgtttgaaaGGTTTTTAAAACCTCCGCCCATTATGACGTCATAGCTTAGGTAGTCTATTTAGCCTAAGCATTGAAAAAGCTTAAGCCTTGGTCTTATTCCGAAATTATAAGTTTAGCTTGTTTCTCAACACAGACAGTGTTGTCTAACAGACATCAAAGGCGATGTGGCAACGGTTATTCATTATTTTATATACGTTTCTTTTGACATTTAGGTTAAAGTAGACAACTGCAAGtctaatttttatttatcatttatcTGTTTTAGACAACTTGGAGAAACAATACCTTTAATTGATTGTGGAGATAAAGCGAGTACCTGGATATCCACATATTTGCAAGGGGACAAACCCGGATTGCGCATTGGCTATAATAATGGAACTAACAAAAGAAGTACTGAGATACATCAAAAGCAAATTGACTATTGCAATCGTGGTATGACGTCAGATTCTATGGTAAGACTAGTAAagcaaaattaaatatattttaagatGTATTTTACACTTTATTAATCAGTATAGTGTAAAAGCAAGAGTAATATAGTAGCAAATTGGCAACAATGTTGAAGTTGAATTATCAGATACTTATGAACAGTAATATAGATACTCTCTTACATTTCTCTGCATAGGTATAATATTGTATTGTATGTACTGTTTTACCAACtgtactttaaaattaaatatgagtTAATGATAGGTAGTTGATTTTTATCGTAGAAACATACATTttcacatattttaaaataattcgaGGATGGAGGAGGCGGAGGAACTTTACGTCACCGGAAAAGTAAACAGAGGCTATTGAATATGCTTTTTACTTCTTTAGGCGGGAATTTCCGCTCACGCTGTTGTAAGATCTTTGATAACGAActttgaaacatcaataaatttaATTGAGTTTGAAATGAACAGACATTAAATTTTCGCAATATGCATTTATGCGTAGATTAACTTACATCTCTTAGGCAGTCCTTAATAAGTTTTTGTGATGTATTATTCCTATAGCACGTCTCACGTTTTTCGTTCAGTATGGGTTAAATGGCTATCTTTTGCTGCAGTATATGTCTTCCTACTTTTAATATTTCTGCTGACACTCCCCTTTCTTCcacacttttattattttttaggtctccTTTTATTTCTTAATGATCTACAAAATGGATattaaataaaacatacaaacataaaataaaacaataaacttgGGTGGCTTAAACTTTAAAAGAAATTGGACGTTGGACTCTATTCACTGCAAACAGAATAGGAGCTAGGCTGCAAATCAGAGCGGGCAGGCGATATGTAGAAAACTGTAGGTCATACTTGGTGAAAAGGATGAAAGAAAGGCAGAGATAAATGGAGACGATTGAGAAAGGCCTCTGTTTATAATATGTGTAGATGGTGGGCTACAAATAAATAGAGAGATTTGTTTAGGTTTTGTAAACTAGATCTTTCGTTTTGTATGTTAATCCCCAATTATTTCCTTTACTGGTGTCTACATTTGTTAGTACGGCGTGTTTCGCCCAATTTTTGAACGTTCTAATGGCctcatttgatttaaaatatatataacctataaaaaacCTTATTTTGATCTATTTTAAAGTCTATAAAATGGAGAACATCCCCAAAACTCATACAAAAACAGTTTTTCTGATTTTTGAAGATGGCGCAATATACAgaatatctgaaaaaaaaatcagaGGTATAGTTTTTGATCAAATAAAGTTGCTTTTATGCTTTTTTGCTTATTATATgcttttttcgtaaaaaaatgctTTTTTAGGTACACTCAACCCACTGgtctataaaaaattattattactaattaAACTTActtactaattaaaaaaaaattaaactctcAGAGATTTACACACCAGGTCTCTTACTGTTGTTAGGCAACCACCATTacccaaatttaaaaataataaaaaaaaatttttaacttcaATTTCATTGGATTTCAATTTAATCTTTTTATATAtacttattttttatatcatttcttACACTATTATGTGGATAGTACCACAtcaatttcttttattttctacaTCAATCAATTTTCGTACCACTTATGATGTCTACATTCAATCTCAAACATTAATTCCACTAATTTAATAACTGACTTgttgttttttcaataatagagatttgcagatttaaggcaataaattttattatttaaacaaatttaattttaattaaaggttcattaataagatattaggtattattacaacaaaataaaaaaaattttataatttttaaaaattgcatTAGTCGCGGAACACACCCCTTGTCATGTTTAGCtgtcttcttaaattatattcctgttacctcagccagttggtctgtgtcgttttaactgacaagaaccacgtgttaaaaaccgagcagggagacatgtagctcctcaagtacTAAATTTTATCCAATGTAATCGACCTAGAAtcaccatataatttaattttggaaagatgtaaacccatatagggatgtcatagccacaaattcattgttagcttcaactacataaggcactgaggatgatctgattagatctaaaacgttatgctactgtataaattttgacgacacttgtaaaagttttaactacatgTTTTTATATATCTAAATACAATTGttaagtgttttaacttctgtatgttttttttttgtaaaagccTTAACTTGAAATTTTTGAATTGATTGTATTCCgcctaaaaaaaaatttaaaaaaaaacgaaaaattgacGTTTTTAatggtaaaaacataaaaaacgtaaaataatgaaaaaaacttAATTTCGACAGTGAGGGCGTTTTATCTATTATAAAAAGAGGGGTACACTTTATGTATTATTCGACTAAGATACGATTTTCGATTTTTCTCGTTGTCGCTTTTTCTTATATGTCTTAgttcttatatttttataattaatttaaaataaaatcaaaacgtTTTTCTCttattgattttaattaaaagaaaatacctTTGTAGGGTTTAAGTTCAAATATGTGTGCTGTTATGCTTAACAATGCCGCATCCATAAGAGATTTGCAAAAGAAATCTGGTATTTCTGAGATAAATGAGAATAATTTTAGACCAAATATTCTTGTAGACGACGATAATTTAGACCCATTTGTAGAAGATCAGTGGGAGTATTTAAAAATCGGAGatgttatatttaaaaatgttttggaATGTATACGATGCCTAATGACCACTGTGGATATGGATAAAGGAGTTCGGAGAAGTGACAGAGAGCCCTTAAGAACATTGGGAACGTAAGTGAACTattcttaaattaaattttttttttcttggtaaaatttttatgtacttattattttttaaatctgtagGCTAACAATAAGGACACACAAATTCTTCTGTAAGATTCAATAGTAAAATTTAGTTTAATATTTAGGGTTTTTCaacaatgtatatttttatgtcaTCTTTTAACCCAGCATCAATGTCGTTAATTTTATTACACCATCACTGTcgtgttagattttatctaacattagtgttttttcaataaaacaattttagTTTCCCAATAACTCATTTTAATAAGCAAAAACTGAAACTAAATTATTTAACACATTCAAACTTAACATAATTATGGCAACAAAACCGAAAAGGGTACCTAAGttaaaagataagaaaaagtaaGTTTTGGTAAGCAAAGTATTCCCTGTTTCGCTTAGACTCTGCGAACAATTGCTTAACGTTATTCTGTCTCACTgcctaaaaaaaaaacacaaaaagggaATAAGTAAGCTAAAAAGGTAAGTaaacaaaaaacttacaatgattTAATTTTCATCATTATCGTCATCTGTGCATTCCGTGCATGTATAACTTGTTCTCTGCGTGTGTTCTTTACAAATTGGGCTTGTACAAATATTGCAACGATGTTGGGTAAAGCGGTTTTTTCCTACTGGGCAGTAAAGGCATCTTGGTTTTTCATTATTTGCTGTTGACGGTGGCGGTTGAGGTTTGATTCCAGCTACGTTATGTATTTTTTTACGAAGACTTGTAGATAACCTTGGTATAGATGCTCGACGAGTTACATGGGGTAGTGCAAGTTGTTTTGCTAAATCAGTAATGAAAGCTCTTCGTTTTAAAATTACATTAGTATTGCTTCTAAAAATTATCTGGCTATTTACAGTGGCAAGATTGAGCAGAGTACAAAAGACAGTAAGGGTCCAACGGTTACTTATTCTGCTCACAGAATACTCTGATTTTAGCCGATCAACGACATCTACACCTCCCTTCGTACTGTTGTAAAAGGTAATGACCTCAGGTTTCAGATCTTGGGATGAAGGATCTATGGAATCATCGTCGTGCAGTGTTGATAACATTAGTacgtttttgttcttttttggtACGTAAGAAGCTAATATACAATGGTTTTTCGTATTTCCTTCTTTGTCAccatacaaaaatatgaaactttTATTGGCCGATTTTTAACATCCAGTAGCATTGGAAGAATTTAGGCTTTATTTTTTCGTATTGTACCTACTATAGTTAATCTGTGGTTTTCGTATAAATCATTGGCTAGAGGAACCGATGTAAAATAGTTGTCCATAGTAACATTTCTTCCTGAGTTATTAATTTGTTGAATAAGTCGTTTTACTACACTACTCACATCATTGGGCTTTTGGAAAGGCCCATCGGGTTGTCTGCCAGCATAAATTTCCATATTAGATGTATAGAACATTCTAGCATCACAAAGCGCATATATTTTAATCCCGTATTTTGCCGGTTTATTAGCAATATACTGTCTAAATTTGCATCTACCCCGAAAAGCTTCCAACATTTCATCAATTGTTGCGTATTCACTAATTGTGTAATTATTCAAGCATTGTTGAACAAAGGCATCAAAAATGTGACGTATAGGGGCTAAATTGTCAAATTTTGCTCGTTCCTTCATTGAATTGCTGTCGTCAAATCTTATAGCTTGAACCAGAATATGATACCGATATTTTGATAATGTTAGCTTCCTCGAAGCTAAATTACGCTAGCATCTCAAAACATGGTATTCACTGGCTTGGCGGCGGGGTGTACGCTCTACGTAGCGTAGCTCTAGATAAAACGTAGCCGCAGCGTCTGTGTGGGTTACCCACACTGTTCACTGTTGATATCTTCTTCTCCATCACTTTCATCAGAGGGCTTTGAAGTTTCTTCTGAAACTGTTTCAATGATCAGCAGATCATCATATATCTCGTGGCCATCATCATTAGCTCGCATCCATTTTTTTACATCATTGTTATTTGTCTCTTCACAGCTAGGAAAAAATTTGCACAAGATCCCTTAATAAAGTGGTTTCTTCAGCCTCTAGATTTGGCATTTCTTCGTAAGTAAGGGTTGGCCAAATTTTTTCCAGGTGTGTCTTATAACTTTTTATTCACAGATTCTCAGATTCTGCTACTCAGTGAATGAtgtcttttatatatttattattatgtacTTGGGAAAATTGGCATAATATTTTTTGCCCTCCTGATTGCTCCATCAATTTTATCACAAGCTCATAAAGATTATCGATTTGGCTATATATGGAAGAAATATATAGCTTCCTATAAAGGAAgctacgtcgaagaacataccaagaacaaaaagatttagaaaaaaccactggttcaatgacgaatacagaacagagttaaaaaaaagataagatatgagattaaaaagtttacattcgcaaaaacaagacgacctagaaaaaGTAAAGGGAATCCTAAGGtagcggaaacgaaagtatatggataataaaattaagcgcattgaagaaaattacaaggaaaatgaaataaaaattttttataaagaagtaaaatacattaaaactgggtaccagggaagaacgatgaatgtaaaagataagcaaggaaacctgatagtggatgaagaccaaatatgtgaaaggtggaaagaatatttcgaagagatactaaatgacgaagtgactactgaagaaaattgttatgtacctagacctcaaatagtaatagaagaaataccaaaccccacaagagaagaaattgaagaaataataaaagatatgaaaaaccaaaaaagtcccggggagagaggcattgtggcagagaacataaaatatggaggataggtcttaataaacaaacttggtgagctaatactagaagtatgggatgccgaagaaatgcctcaagaatggaataagtcgattataattcctatacacaaaaggGGAGATAGAACTtaatgcgcaaactatagaggaatatccttattagaagtaatgtataaagtactcgccatactaattaaaaaacgattagaaatatatatagagaagaatctaggagaataccaagcaggatttcggaaaggaagatcaacaaccgatcaaatttttatgctaaaacaaatcctgatcaattgctatgaatacaacatttcagcacaagtacttttcattgattacaaagctgcctacgatacaatagacagaaacaagttaatagaaacactaaaagaattcctagtgccagaaaaaataataagattggtaaaaatgacaattagacaaaccatttgtgctgtgagatgcaacggtacagtctcagaagaattcgaagtgaaaaaaggtgttcgccaaggagacccgttgtctacattgctattcaatatagttctagaaaacaTTGTAAgaattagtgggataaataggtccggaactattttatacaaggagcaccaatgcttagcatacgctgatgatgtggttctcattgcaagaaatggaaaagaactatgaaatataacaaaaagactgattcgagaaaactctaaaatgggactgaaagttaatattaataaatcgaagtacatggagatctcaagcaaaaaaggaataagcactaggggatcctttaaattggaggtggagaatggatcagttgtagaattcgagaaggtggatgaatatatgtacttaggtactcttattgatcagacatgtaagaaagaaactgaaatcaacctgagactgaccaagagcaacaggtgtgctggagccatgagcaaaataattaaggccaaagatgtatctcgtaatacaaaaataagagtatacaaaactataattagacccacaatgctatacgctgccgagacatggactatgaacaaaatcgtacagaacacattggaatcatgggaaagaaagatacttctcagaatatttggtggaaaagtagtagagggagaatggagaagacgaactaatgcagaagtgtatcatttatatgctaaccctacaataacaaaagtggtgaaaaaacgtagactagaatggctcggccatctagaaagaatgcaaggtaatatactagtcaagaatattgcttggagagtacctgagggcaaaaaaagagaggaagaccaagaaagaaatggagagatgtagtgatggaagaggaagatgtcagagagatgggaatcagagattggaagctgttagctaagaatagaaaacgatggaaattatccatccagcaatgggcctgaacggcctgttaacgctgtacatacatacatgtaCTTGGGAAAATTGGCATAATATTTTTTGCTCTCCTGATTGCTCCATCAATTTTATCACAAGCTCATAGAGATTATCAATTTGGCATTTCAAAAAAGAATTCttaaatcgaaaaataaaaaaaatggattcCTAAGGGAATTGTAATTTCCCGCAAAAACTTACAATCGTTAAACtacattaaaaaacattaatatgcAATAATGAatttttgatgtatttctctAAATATACCTAAGTCTATCTATAGGAAGGAAATTAGCTAACTGTATATATTTTAAATCTAGAATGGAAAATGCCATtaacaaacaaaagaaatcttGGTGTACAGTTAATAATCTTAGAGCTAAAGTTCCCCAAAAAACTGAGATAGTCTTGGACCCTAGTGAGCTGAATAAATATAACTGCTCGGTAGGTCCAGAACTCGCTAGGAAAATTAATTCTTCTTCTGAtcaaatgtgttttttaaatGGGATGAACATTACAAATTCCTTACTgagatgaaataaaaaatattatacaaagCATGAAAAATCCTATGGCTGCTGACTGGGATGATGTCCCATCTATAATTTTATCTTATCTTCCTGATAATGTTCTAAGAGTTTTAGCGGAGGCAATTAACACGTCTTTTTTAACAGGTCACTTTAGTGATTGTTTAAAATTTGCTAAGGATAGTCCTCTGTATAAAGGTGTTCATCACGATTTAGCCGCTAATTATCGTCCCATCTCTTTGTTACCGTGGTTTTTAAAGGTTGTagaaaaatttcttaaaaatccGAATGATGACTTTCTTACAAATTTGCTCATTCTTCCTTCCAATTCGGTTTCCAGTCATTAAAAAGCACATATAATGCCATCTTCGAATTCATGGAAAAACTATACTTGGACTTAAATGAAGATTATGTTGCTGCTGCGGTTTTCTGTGATCTAtctaaagcttttgattgtgtcaaTCACAAAATACTTCTTAATAAACTGGAAATATATGGTTTTAAAAGGCACTGCTTTAAAGTGGTTCACTTCTTCAAGGGTACCTCAAGGCTCTGTCTTGGGtccaatttttttcttaatatattttaatgatatcatTAACGTCGATATTAATGGCCGGTTTACTATATTTTATGGCAAAACAAGGACTCTAAAATAAGATTATTAGTATTGATCTTGCAGTGGTGCGAAGCTAATCatttgacatttaatttttcaaaaaccaaattaatttctTTTAAGACTGATCTAAATAACATTACTCTAGGAAATGAAGGCATTTGTTCTGTCACCGTAAAAACATTTTTAGATCtctatattgataataaactTGAATTTAAGTAACACACTGTATATTTAAGCAAAAAGATATCATCCGGTTGCTTTGCTGTCAAATTATTTGCACAACACCTAGATTTTAAGATTGCAAACAGTGTTTATGTGGCCTTGATTGAATCTAATTTGAGATACGGTATTGCCTTTTGGGGTAGCTGTTCTCTTCATCATTTCAGCAGACTTTTTATGCTACAAAAGAGAGCACTCAACTCAGATATATATGCAAGGTCAAGTTTGGTACATCATGTAGACCTTTGTTCCGGAAACATGGTATCTTGACACTTCCTTGCATATACATATTATATCCTTGAAATAGCGctcttaatttttaaaaaacaccAAGAGAATGTTCGGACAGATTCTTTTTATAACACTCGTCTAACTTGTGTATTCCACTACCAATTCCCTCTTCTACAttaactaaaaaattatttatttacattggAAAGAAAGTTTTATTCACTTACCACTCGATATAAGATCCTCAAGCAATATCTTTGTATTACGTAGAAAGATCAAACAGTTTGTATTATCCAAGTTTTACTATAGTATCAAGGAACTTTTTGAGGATAATTGAGCTAATTGCGCTTTGTTATTaggaaaattttataattagtagtATTTTAATGTATCTTGTACTTTGTTTGTACtattagactaggcgggatctgtagaaattcagaccataatggacattttccataggaagctatttttttgcttgaatcccttcaggatgtgcccaatatcgataatcacgatatgcgccagtcgcaaaccctgtgctaaattttttatttaacaaaatctgaaaacaattgaaaatttctcatttttttgctcctattttcgtttataattcggaaaatattgattctagagaaaaaattataagaagttaaaaatttcgttattcaattttacacaatatttcgttagctagaaattacaaatttaatgtttattgttgaaaaaatagcaataattggaaaaaaaagtacaaaaaaatgaagttaatcctttaaacgttttcgactttctaaacttgacttacaagctccatattccgcctagaaaaactttttaatgtgtttaaaacgtgtgctaaattttgttaagatcggttgaataggttttgcataataattttgcaatccagcctactggaaaaaaaattgcaaattttcaaatttatagtaggccctaaataaggctctcagatagttgcaaatttttttacatataaaaaaaggctcaatctttcaaacgctttttgtaaaattcaaatcggtttactaggagagcctagaaatttttttatagttttaaacattttttaggcgtataaacaaattgaataactttacgagttttaaacatatcaatttcaaaatttatacacttaaagaacattaaaagacgcttctttaaaaaaacgatacattcggcttactggttgacgagatattgaaggtcaaggtcagacctgaatattcttgtccttccaaaaaaagaaaaagacttaaaaaaaattattaaagattgagtcaaaataaagtttatttatgaaaaaaaatttttttttgttcgcctttgttttaacaatttaaattatttattaacaatttataaatacatatttgtttactaaaagtaacaatttactttaatgtataaattgcaagctcaaaaaaaatgcatgaagaaaaaatgcaattacttgtttaacatacaattgtttattgcaaatttcccaattttgcaattaaaaa from Diabrotica undecimpunctata isolate CICGRU chromosome 4, icDiaUnde3, whole genome shotgun sequence encodes:
- the LOC140438437 gene encoding mitochondrial amidoxime-reducing component 1-like — translated: MATEWKKIGKVKKLCIYPFKSGKRIEVQEAECTKQGFREVEKGQRTFLLRDRTFVVYEQNYLEYRSAKHFPKLVLLAVKSHDTNSISLYAPGMEPLILPIPIGKEVYIKQLGETIPLIDCGDKASTWISTYLQGDKPGLRIGYNNGTNKRSTEIHQKQIDYCNRGMTSDSMGLSSNMCAVMLNNAASIRDLQKKSGISEINENNFRPNILVDDDNLDPFVEDQWEYLKIGDVIFKNVLECIRCLMTTVDMDKGVRRSDREPLRTLGTYRVSNGPKKDPLMGIYLEVIQTGKVTLDDDVYVGNY